The following proteins come from a genomic window of Fusibacter sp. A1:
- a CDS encoding ATP-grasp domain-containing protein produces MRVAIVYNKKNTNVINPFGMQNKEIYNPKTVKRVADALEAGGHNVEIIDGNMNVIENIRAFLPPVTEGEKFGLVFNMAYGIQGESRYTHIPAMLEMLGIPYVGSTPSGHAVALDKIITKIILQKNDIPTPNFWFFSSADEDMSGVEYPVIVKPKMESVSFGLRVVHNEADLKEAVAYIISEFHQQALVEAFIRGREFAVGLIGNDPVEVFPVLEIDLEGDPDAIQTADDKKSAPRAKICPAQITPELEERMKDLSIKVFKSLGLRDFSRVDIRLDEKGDIYILEINSMASLGSTGSYVTAALAYGLDFNSLVNRMLDVATIRYFASQLSDTAQSGTSKKYQRRLSFEAI; encoded by the coding sequence ATGAGAGTAGCAATTGTCTACAATAAAAAGAATACAAACGTCATCAATCCTTTTGGCATGCAGAACAAAGAGATCTACAACCCGAAAACAGTAAAAAGAGTCGCAGACGCGCTTGAGGCAGGTGGACATAATGTGGAGATCATCGACGGCAATATGAATGTCATCGAAAACATTCGCGCTTTTCTTCCCCCTGTGACAGAAGGCGAAAAGTTCGGACTTGTGTTCAATATGGCTTATGGCATACAAGGTGAAAGTCGCTACACCCATATACCCGCGATGCTTGAAATGCTTGGGATTCCTTATGTCGGTTCTACTCCTTCAGGACATGCGGTGGCACTGGACAAGATCATCACTAAAATCATACTTCAGAAAAACGATATTCCAACGCCGAATTTTTGGTTCTTTTCCTCTGCCGATGAGGATATGAGCGGTGTCGAGTACCCTGTCATCGTCAAACCAAAAATGGAGAGTGTCTCCTTCGGACTAAGAGTCGTACACAATGAAGCGGATCTAAAGGAGGCTGTCGCCTATATCATCAGTGAGTTTCATCAACAGGCGCTAGTCGAAGCCTTCATAAGAGGAAGAGAGTTCGCTGTCGGTCTGATAGGAAACGATCCTGTGGAAGTGTTTCCCGTGCTTGAGATAGACCTTGAAGGGGATCCGGATGCCATTCAAACCGCAGACGATAAGAAATCCGCGCCAAGAGCCAAGATATGCCCAGCTCAAATAACTCCTGAACTCGAGGAAAGAATGAAAGACTTGAGCATCAAGGTTTTCAAATCGCTTGGACTTCGTGATTTTTCGAGGGTGGACATACGTCTTGATGAAAAGGGTGATATCTACATTCTCGAAATCAATTCCATGGCAAGTTTAGGCTCCACAGGCTCCTATGTGACAGCCGCCCTTGCTTACGGACTGGATTTCAACAGCCTTGTGAACAGAATGCTGGATGTAGCGACAATCAGATACTTCGCAAGCCAGTTAAGCGACACTGCCCAGAGCGGAACTTCAAAAAAATATCAACGACGGTTAAGCTTCGAAGCTATCTAA